GTTAACAAGAAAGTGGAGATTTTCTTGTGCAGCAAAGACATCTACCTATCCTTAAGGACCTCACTGACATAAAAATGCTTTTCCAAAGAGATCTATGCAAACCACATATTTGGAAAAAGGTTAGTTATAAGGTATTCCTTTTACAATCAGTAATTCCTCTTAATCATAATACCTTTCTCTGCACCAGGGTTTATTGTGTCAGTAGGATCTCTCTCTGTTGTGTCAGCATTGCCTTGATCCCCAATTCCATCAGTCACTATGTCATCTTGCCCACCTGCTTGGTGAACAGAGCAACGCTTACTTTAAACTGATCACTATTTTGTCTCAAACAAAATAGGAAACTAAATTAGCATTCTCAAATGCTCAGAGGGTATTCTATATTATTCTCCCTTATCAAAACGCGACATATGCAGTTAGAATTACCATCAGCCTCAACACTGTCTGGTTTACTTGAGAAAACCTGAATTCTTTGCGCAAGATCCGCTCTGCCAATTGTATCAAACCCATCTTGCAGCAGGTTCAGGTTCTGTGGACTAATATGAACATCCTGTTCGAGTGCTTCAAATAACTTCAGTCCACTTTCCATATTTTCAGTCAGTCTCCTAGGAAGAATATCCCCTACAGCATAAATTAACCTCTCCAGATCTCTTCTAGTCAGTTCCATAGACAGATCTATAAGCAGTTTTCTGTAAGGACTTATGCGACTCTCCTCTCGAGCGGATGCCATGATCCCAAATGGCGGAAGTGCGGGTGGAAGcgaatttttaaatttcgttcccagggtcctctctTATTATTCAGCATGATCAGCATGATATGAGAGATAGTTTTTAATCGTCTTCAGCTGGGTTTCTTTCCGTCCCAAGGCTCTGAACTCTTTTTAATTCCGACTTTCGGTTATATTAAGGTGACTCAAATTTGTAAGATCTCTCGTCTTTTTTTCACAGAGTTTGCTATCTACTGGTTTAGAGGCGCCAATCAATTACGAAAGGCAAATCAGATCTACAAGGTTAAAACAATTAGCTCTGGAAATGACTGGGTATCACCTGCCCAGACCATAAACAGGTGATTGCAAGATATACGTTCAATTATTTATCGATCGGCTATCGCCCCAATCACAAACAAAAACCGTGTGACCTTGATAACCTACACACCAGGTGAAAATAACAACTCCGGGGAGTCCGTGTGTATGACGAATTTGATTAGTCTCTTTTGCACAAAGATCGTTGTGGCTCTTCTGTTTTACAAAGATTTGCAGTAATTTAGCATTCAAGTCTTATTTCGCAATTTTCGAGTGGTTATATCAATTTCTTGCGATTTTTATTCTCTGGAATGCTTCGCAAACAATAGTGGTTTCGGAAGATGAAAGTGCCTTATTCGTGGTTCGTTCTCCTATTTCTGGTAGGATTATTATCTGTTCTTGAATGATATTgaggtatttttcattttaagtgaaacatttttcatatatttcctcACTTATGACTAGTAAGGTGAAAACTTTACCGTTACTAAAATGCCGCTAAAAGATGACCATCATCAAACAACATCCTGAAAATTTCGATCGTGTCTCTATACATCTTTAAGaactaaaataattcaaataaattaggAGAGCTCTATCGACAAGTTAATTTTGTAAGACACTGTTTCTCTCCATCGATCGGGTACTCGGGTTGCTAATTAGCTTAATTACTTTCTTCGACCAAATTCTACCATTACTTAAATAATGATTATTTTTAAGCGAGACCGTattgaagaagttttaaaaaaaagatcgaGATTTAATTCGCCAGGCTTCAAACAACCATGAACTTAATGTAGGCATAGCTAAGGTATTTGCCTTGAGACTTTGGATTGTTGTATGAATTATGTTAAGATACGCATACGTTCTAAGTGTGTACATATTTGTTAACAAAAGCATCATTTATGTCTTTACAAATACGATGTAATATCAagatcaaagagaaaaaatttaagacataCGATAATTTAAGAGCTATAACTAGTTTCAGGCCTCACGAAATGATTATTGAGGATTCTCTGTCTCTAAATACTTTGTTTAAAGTACATTATTCATCCTTCTCTGCAAAAGAAACATCTTGTAAAGTATCGTTACAAGAGATAtactttaattgcttttcagGTTGTGAGATCAAACGGAGAACAAGGTAAGTCTGATAATGAAAGGTATGTACCAGCGGCAGTTACCATCATTTTGGCTGAATCCCTTTTATCGTCAAGCTGTGACTGAAAATTGAACGGCTGCATCTGTCGTATTAAGTATTGTATTCTGGGTTCAAAATAGAACACTTCCCAGGCTCCTACGGTCATTTTCATCGTTTCAACGACATATCAATCACTAATAGATGACAGCACAGGCGGCCAAGCTCAAGTCTCGAGAAAAAaccaacgattaattcatgaaagcgtcacgcgttgtgtgactcggtgttaagttacgtgaggaaccgttgaaaatttgaacacgttacaAGGAATAGTACGGGGAACCAAATGTAGTCGATTTATatcaataaatatttcgaaatatgaacacacgtaaaatcaataaaacttaccaACATTCTTTGTGTCCGTCGAAGTTTCCgacgatttctgccgttttaagcttgctttaccatcactgttattcatgTTAAAAGACGAAGTTCCTTATGgcgtgttcaaatttttaacgcgtgacgctttcatgaattaactgttggctttttctcgagacgtgagcttgggccgcctgtgatgaCAGCGCTTTGCGTTAAAGTATCTCTCCGAATTATCACAAACCCAGACCTGAAAAATATTGAGTTAAGATAACGTGAACAAATACCCATATAGGCATTATTCCAAATAACCCACGGAACGTCAACAAACTCTGAAAGAAACAACAAGGCTACGGGAAAGGAGCCTTATAAGTCCCGACATAAAAGAAACCTTGGTTATGAAAGGGTGAAATTAGCTTTACAGTTTGACCCAAATAAATGTACGAGATTTGATCTCTTAGctagtttccctttttttgggTTAAAATCTCACCTTTTGCTTTCCACCTTaaattgatttgattttatgatAAGCTTATCGGAAAGCGCCtttttcattaaattcaaaattaacacAACGGCTTCTgaataaaaaaggaattataacTGAGAGGCAATCACGACTAAGAAAAAAGATTGCCTGAAGCGCTTGAAAATGGAGACTGACCAATCATTAAGATGAGAGAGTGGCACGTGTTTCCTGGACAGGTCCCAGAGAGTATGTAGAGTGCAGAAAGATTTTGTTATGCATCTTTTGAGTATTGATGAGGATGGTGTTTACATGTACTTACATGCatattccaaaaaaattatttagaatgtAAAGTTGCTCTCGGCATGGAAAACGGCAACATACAGGACGACCAAATAACAGCGTCCTCGCAATGGAACTCAGCCACTCACGGCACCACCCGGGCTAGGTTAAATCTTCTACCAAGCTCAGGAGCGGGAGGTTGGGTGGCTTTACAGCACACAGTTGATGAGTGGCTCCAAGTGGACCTACGCAGTCAATATACGAGTGTTACAGGCCTGGCTACACAGGGGAGGAATGATCACGATCAATGGGTGACAAAATACTACGTGCAGTACAGTTATGATGGAGTTAAGTTTGAGTATTACAAGGAAAATGGCCAATCATTGCGCAAGGTAACAGAAAGTAAAAGGTTGCTCAACCGAATTTGCAGCTGCAATACACGACTGATCCATGCCTACATGAGGTTTCTAGTTATCTCACCACACTCAGTTTCTCATTTATCTAAGTCctttttcatcattcctttGATGCTGTTACAATCAGCCGCTTCAATTTGGCCATGCTTAAATGCAACTGTGATTCATTACAATTTCTGAAACACTTTTGATCAACTACActacattttccttgatttattCCATATCCTTTCTATATTTCAAATCCATTCTATATCCCTCTTCTAGATTTGGGTGACCTAAAAACAAtattacttttcattttttttattactttttctgAAAGTTATCAATAACAACTATactcctggaaaaaaaaaccttactaTGGCTCCGTATTTTTTGGTTTAACAACTTTCCTAATTTTCTCcagcaaataaaattaaacagcaTAAAAACTGGTCTTAACCCTTTTCCACCTAACATTAGCATTCTTAGTCtctgtagaaaatctctttcgttcttaaatttcaagtaacaatttttctcttcctcttcccCCTTCGTATTCTTTTTGTACTCTTAGTTTGTTTTCGTGGGGTTTTAGTtatttttgagctttcgttcgcgtaaatttgttACTCCTTTCTTTGGAATTTTaggaagtttcggagtttttatagcagccaaatgttgtggttcatttaacaagtttaaaacatattttctatGGAGTTTAGACTCAAGcctcttttttcgtaaattgATTATtctctccacactgttctctgcATATTTCCAAGGGTACTGACAAGAATTTGTTCgaaaatcaggagcttcttaaaatggtgatcatttcctttatcctcatgaCCTACACTTTTGATTCATAGGTGATGCTGTGGACATACATTAGATTCCATatactctcaggggttaaagcgTTAATGAGTACCATTATTCATCTCTTATGTCATTATACCAAATAAGGTCATGAGGACGTGCACAATGTGCCACGGTATAACTCTGTACCACAGGCAAAAATATGAAGCAACAAAATGGCAGCACTGAATGATTGAACGATCCAAACTTTGatatcgttttattttttaaaaaaccaacTTTTAAGTGCGAcagatttattttttggtaacaAAGAACACTTAAATGGTTTCGTTcgtgtttttttcgtctttcaCGTACTCCTTTTGCGATCAATACGATGCACAGATGAGGCCGTGGGATGTGTTTTGCAAACTAAAATCGCAACACTAGAAAGTTAAATAATAGTGGAATAATAACTCCCCTATTTGATGCTTTAATTCTTATGTAATACGAGCGGACATTTTGTCCATTGCTTGCAGTAAAGTATTACGCAACTCGCAAATATCCGTGTGTATtgtatgttaaaccatcgaataaggtgtATTAAATGTTTAACTTTTCCTTTCGGTCTAATTTCAGTTTTACTTCtgatttctaaaattttgttcaaaggAATAGTGACATCATGATATCGGATAGAAGAGCGCTACTTTCGTCGAAACTTTTTTCCCAGCTCAGATTAATTCCTAACATTCAACCGCTATTTTGTGCTTTAGGAGTTTTCCGGAAATCAGGACCGTGATACAGTTGTATATCATGAACTTAACCCGCCAATCACAGCACGGTATATCCGTTTCCGGCCTCTAACATGGCAAGGACTTGTGTCAATGAGGGTTGAACTTTATACCTGTCTGCAAGGTACTGCCTGAATTAATTGACATGAACCGAAGCTCTGAAACTTTTTAGCGTGATGCCAGTAAGCTTTATAATGAGTGGTTAATTTTGTTGGTGGTAAAACTCGTGCATTATGCAATCTTTTGCAATAAACAATcaacaataatttattaatgtAGGAGTTAAAATAGGAGGATATTGAATAAATAGCACATATTTGTGTAAAAAGATAAATATATAGATGAATAAATGAGAGAGTCTCCACCAATTTCACCGTTACTGCGATAAACAATTATTTCAGTACTAAATGGCCAAAAATGACGTCATTTCTGACGATGTGCAGACATACTTAGGTTCTACTTTtgacttaaaacaaaacttactttCTACTTACTTTTAGTGTGCACTGCACCAGCCGTTGGTATGGAAACAGGTGACATTCTAGATTCTCAACTGTCTGCCTCATCGGGAGATCCTTCAAAGGCTCGTTTGAACAGAGTAGGGGCCTGGTGTCGACAATGGCCGGAAACTGCGAACGAGAATGTGTACATCCAGGTATTTAACAAATTTGAATCTGTCTGCCAAGTTAAAGATCAAAATTGACGAAATAATGATGAGGTGAGAAAGAAGTGAACTATTTAATGTCCAAATGAGCTTGCGAGCGACTGCTGGAGGCcgattctttttttgttcaggtattttttatttcaccacGTAACTTTTCCTTATCGCTTTCCTTCCTCATAAGTACTGAGCTCCTGAAACTAATCTTTTTTTTCGCGGCTGTCTTTCCATAACGACTTTGAGTTAAGTTGTCTATATTTGTTTGGGTTGAGTTAGGTATTAAACACCAAAGATGTGCAACGAGAATATCAACAAACGCGACTGGGGTTGTTCTAGAAAGACGATCGACtttgttttgagattttcttTGGAATAGGTTTCGTAAAATAGTCATAGTCATAACAGTCAATCAAACGCAAGTGATATTTCAATTTGAGCCTTTGCGAAACCAACCTTAAGATTGTAAAGGCCTATAGATTCGAAGTGAGAGTGTGGCTTGGACTGAagcaaaggaaaattaatgCAACCCCACATTACTTTTGACAATCCATTGTTCAATCTGATACTTCATGAGGATTTGATAATTGTAGGTAGATTTTGGCCGACCTTACCGTATTTGTGCAGTTGCCACTCAAGGAAATAATGCTGGAAACTATGATTACTTGAAAGAATACAAACTGAGATGGTCTGACGATGGTGTTAGCTGGAGGGAAAGTCCAGAGGTAAAAGAGAATTACAATGGAAACAagaaatatcacaaaaaaactgCCAACTCGACTGTATATATGATTATCATGGTATTCAACTAACTATACTACTTCAAGCGCTCTCTTTCCGACCAACCTCTATGCAAACATTAGAAGGAAGAAGAGTTTCTTATCAGATAAATAAGTTTCATACGGATAATGCATACAAACCAGGAATTGACTGAATTGGGGCAAGTTTCTCGTAAGTCCCGGTAGCGTAACGGGTCTTAACCATACTTTTAAATCCCTAACTAAGAAAGAGTAGTGCCGgtcttttctcaaaaatccGTTACCTCTTTTCTTTGTCGTGTTGATCTATGGAATGAATTGCAAACCAATTAAGTCTCTTTTTTGAATACAAAcaagtggcaaaaaaaaaaaaaattaggtgaTAAGGACAAGTGAGAAACAAGACATTCGTAAGACAGTCCTTTGGTTGGACAGTTctaattgaaaacattttcttttctttgagtcGCGGAGGTGACAACAGCCTTGAGACTAGCAACGTTTATTTCCAGTACTGCTTTTTATAAGTACTACTTTTGCATTAAATTTTCAGGTTCTAGAAGGAAATAGCAACGCACATGAAGTAAAGAAGAACATTATTCCGGTTATTTACGCTCGATATTTCCTCCTTATACCGTTAAAGTGGTATCATTGGACATGCACAAGAATGGAAGTTTACGGAGAACCTTGGCCAGAAGGTATATCTCTATAtcttatttataaatttcaatgACGCTCCATAATACCACGTGCACGtgtatgtcttttttttttttcttattacaATTATCTTTCGTAGAGTTATATTTGTTCGACCATTCTCGTGACATGTGAAAGTCTCCCTCGGCAGTGCCACAAAGGATTAACTGAGTTAGGAGACCCAATCCCTCCGATTGCCCTTGAATATAAAGAAGCCTTTGGCCATCTGGTCTCCTAAGAATAATGTTACATGAACCGTGCACATTTGCTTGATGTTCTCATGGACCATAGAAAGACTTCTCTGAGCACTGCGATTGAAAAAAACCTTGTGGGGAAGGACtgtatatttttacatcctCCTGGAAATTCCAAAGTCAGGAATATTCCAAATGTAATCATGCAATGAACTCATCTTTTACTTTGGACGCTATGATTGGTTGTTTCCTTTGCTATATATGTGCGTGCAAATGAATGGCTGCAGTAGTTCAAAACCTATGTGCTTTGTCTGGTTCAACATGACAAACAGTCTTGGAAATGATAACaagatttcaaaaaatttaacccCAGTGACGACTTGTAAAAGAACGTAACAGGTGTTTGCgagcaagaaaaacaaaaggcgTTTTTCCATTGACACAAGCACATTGTTACAGGAACAAAATCACAGTGTGAGGCAAAACAGTTTAGTTAGTTTTTAAGTTGTATGTTCCTGTTCATTGCACTAAACTCGAGTAGACTATTTCATCATGTCTGTTCAGTTTTAGATAACAAACTCTCAAGCGATTCGTGCGCCTGATTGATTACTTGCCACGTTTGACGTCAACTGAGATCTACAACTGGAACAGACAGACGGAACATAGAATCCATCGGTGAATTCGAGAGGATTCGGGATAAAGTTTTTCTGCTTGATCCTCCTCTGGCTTGAAAGACTCATTTTGATCGTGATGTACTTGATTTTATACTCAGTAACACAACCTGTCTGGTGTGGACTCTCCATATCAATGAAAGGTAAAAGCCTAAAATTAAAACTCTccatttttcttctattttccaTCTAGTCTCGGGAGCGTTGTTTGAGCTACGGTTTGGTCCGGGTAAAGCACTGCCAGGTCATGTGATTTCATCACAGAGTGTCACTGATGTCATACAATGTATCAAGTTGTGCTTGGAAACCAATCAGTGCCAGTCGATTAATTTTAACAACCAGCAAAAGGAATGTGAAGTAAGCGGGTCCAAAAGTGAGATGGCCATTATCCAAGAACGGAACGGCTTTCATTATTACGAGGTCGTTTCTTTCCAAGGCATTTCTATTTGAGAACATGCCAAGGTTTCCACTTTACTTACACTATACTACGATGGTAGCTATGCTGTGAAACCTTAAGCTTAATGGAAGTAGAAACTCTCATAAGCGATTTAGTGGCACAAAACAGAAGCAGTCCATCACAGCAGTAGGTACtcagtcacctcgccaccagAAAGACTCACCACCAAGGTGTAATCAATCTCGCCTCCAAGGCGTGTTACCTCGACACCACGTaataaatgcaatttaaaaaacTCGGGTATTTCCTTTGCAAGTCGAAATATGAAAGTTGACTTACACTCGGGAAGGGCACAATCAAAGCTATAACTCAAAGAAATAACGATAACCTGACCTCTGTCGTGTTTCTGTTCCAAGGGATATAAATACACTTCACTTCACACCTTATTAGACTACTTCTTTGCTAAAAATGCTCAACCCATTATCTCTCGAAATCCAGAAAACCATGGCACGCTTTTTGTGCAAACGCGGAATATTAAAAAGCgataaaaaaatcataattcATTAAAATCGGTTGCCAGTCATTACGAACCCACACTCGTTTCGTACTCAGTCTATTACCAAAGCCTAATATTAAGAAATCGTAAAACTGAATGAGACTTCAAACTTTTGTTTACTATCGCAAAGAACGGCAAACATGCTCCTTCTTCAGTTAACAATCAAAGGAGAAAAGGGCTAAGGGATCTCATTCACAACGTGTACTAATCGACTTTTAGTGGCCTATTTGTGATTTTAGACGCTAAATGCCGATTATTTGGGACACTATTGGCTAATTTGTGACTTTGGCCCAAAGTGTGACACTTGTGGCCGATTTatgattttggaccctagtgaaCGATTTTTCAatttggaccctagtggccatGTGTAATTtcggacactagtggccgatttgtgattttggacactaatggccgATTTCTAAATTTGGACCCTcgtggccgatttgtgattttggacaccagtagccgattttttattttggtcatAGTGGCCGATTTGAACCCTGAaagtggccgatttgtgattttggccACCAGGGGCCGGTTTGCAATTTGGGACACTTGGGGCCGATTTGTTAATTATTCTGGACCCTTGACGCCGTTTAGtgattttggacactggtgGCTGATATTTCATTTATTGGACCTTAATGGCTGATTTGTAAGTTTTGACACAAGTGGctgatttgtgattttggactgTAGTTGCCGATTTGTGATTCAGGACACAAGTGGCccatttgtgattttggactcTAGTGGCCTATTATTCAACTTAGACCCTTGTGGGCGATTTCTGATTTTGGTCCCTatagtggccgatttgtgatttaaACC
This region of Pocillopora verrucosa isolate sample1 chromosome 3, ASM3666991v2, whole genome shotgun sequence genomic DNA includes:
- the LOC131787897 gene encoding EGF-like repeat and discoidin I-like domain-containing protein 3 yields the protein MKVPYSWFVLLFLVVRSNGEQECKVALGMENGNIQDDQITASSQWNSATHGTTRARLNLLPSSGAGGWVALQHTVDEWLQVDLRSQYTSVTGLATQGRNDHDQWVTKYYVQYSYDGVKFEYYKENGQSLRKEFSGNQDRDTVVYHELNPPITARYIRFRPLTWQGLVSMRVELYTCLQVCTAPAVGMETGDILDSQLSASSGDPSKARLNRVGAWCRQWPETANENVYIQVDFGRPYRICAVATQGNNAGNYDYLKEYKLRWSDDGVSWRESPEVLEGNSNAHEVKKNIIPVIYARYFLLIPLKWYHWTCTRMEVYGEPWPEVSGALFELRFGPGKALPGHVISSQSVTDVIQCIKLCLETNQCQSINFNNQQKECEVSGSKSEMAIIQERNGFHYYEVVSFQGISI